A genomic region of Acidimicrobiales bacterium contains the following coding sequences:
- the msrA gene encoding peptide-methionine (S)-S-oxide reductase MsrA: MAFGHRLLTIPDPGDALPGRVEAMEEPGDHVVNGRPLVPPFPDGMETVVVGMGCFWGAERKFWEAPGVWTTAVGYSGGHTPNPTYEEVCSGLTGHNEVVLVVFDPTVVGLEGVLRTFWENHDPTQGMRQGNDVGTQYRSGIYVADDAQRAVAEAGRDAYAARLAGEGFAAVTTEVVDRTAFYYAEAHHQQYLARNPMGYCGIGGTGVSCPTGVLG, from the coding sequence ATGGCCTTCGGACACCGACTGCTGACGATCCCGGACCCCGGCGACGCCCTGCCCGGGCGGGTCGAGGCCATGGAAGAGCCCGGGGACCACGTGGTCAACGGGCGTCCGCTGGTGCCACCGTTCCCGGACGGGATGGAAACCGTCGTCGTCGGCATGGGTTGCTTCTGGGGCGCTGAGCGGAAGTTCTGGGAGGCCCCCGGCGTGTGGACCACCGCCGTGGGCTACTCGGGCGGCCACACGCCCAACCCCACCTACGAGGAGGTCTGCTCCGGCCTCACCGGGCACAACGAGGTGGTGCTGGTGGTCTTCGATCCGACGGTCGTCGGCCTCGAGGGCGTCCTGCGGACCTTCTGGGAGAACCACGACCCCACCCAGGGGATGCGACAGGGCAACGATGTGGGTACCCAGTACCGGTCCGGTATCTACGTGGCCGACGACGCCCAGCGTGCGGTCGCCGAGGCCGGCCGCGACGCCTACGCGGCCAGGCTGGCCGGGGAGGGCTTCGCTGCGGTGACCACCGAGGTCGTCGACAGGACCGCGTTCTACTACGCCGAGGCCCATCACCAGCAGTACCTGGCCCGGAACCCCATGGGCTACTGCGGGATCGGCGGTACCGGGGTGTCCTGTCCAACCGGGGTGCTCGGCTGA
- a CDS encoding TetR family transcriptional regulator gives MARDGTETRARLLAEAESQFAEVGIWQATMGDIVRAAGQRNASALTYHFGSREGVLDAILAEHGNPIDAHRGEMLSMVHHDPDVPADIRSLVSALVRPMTTVLADSRGRRYVRIVAQLSDRFPAWQDVPEGVDQAHLTDALVRLEARADGPDASIRTARLVAMIRLMTSSLAARAVVLDSGTTPTLDDRAYEGDLIDVLVGVLTAPSTLAA, from the coding sequence ATGGCCCGCGACGGCACCGAGACCCGGGCCCGGCTCCTGGCCGAGGCCGAGAGCCAGTTCGCCGAGGTCGGAATATGGCAGGCGACCATGGGCGACATCGTCCGGGCCGCCGGCCAGCGGAACGCCTCGGCGCTCACATACCACTTCGGTTCCCGGGAGGGGGTGCTGGACGCCATCCTGGCCGAGCACGGGAATCCCATCGACGCCCACCGGGGCGAGATGTTGTCGATGGTCCACCACGACCCGGACGTCCCGGCCGACATCCGATCGCTGGTCTCGGCCCTGGTCAGGCCGATGACCACCGTCCTGGCAGACTCCCGGGGCAGGCGCTACGTCCGGATCGTGGCCCAGTTGTCCGACCGGTTCCCAGCCTGGCAGGACGTCCCCGAGGGCGTGGACCAGGCCCACCTAACCGACGCCCTGGTCCGGCTGGAGGCCCGGGCCGACGGACCGGATGCCTCGATCCGCACCGCCCGGCTGGTGGCCATGATCCGGCTCATGACCTCCTCGCTGGCCGCCCGGGCCGTGGTCCTGGACTCCGGTACCACCCCGACGCTCGACGACCGGGCCTACGAGGGGGACCTCATCGACGTGCTGGTCGGCGTCCTGACCGCCCCCAGCACCCTCGCGGCCTGA
- a CDS encoding AMP-binding protein, giving the protein MDQPRHWSGHLAGGGDGDAAFVLSEPGALVGACVRRLTGDPDRRLLHGTWSRAAEDHPVWISRGEFLDLTEVVAGRLGGVGLEAGDRVLISGPSSIDLAAAHFACLRLGLVVVPTNGAYREAELSHVVADCRPRAALVDHDGWADRLAALDSDLVVSGTAVDLADGGARAVLDRNSPDDPAVIGYTSGTTGRPKGAVLTQANLLAGALSVQLAWRWSDSDRLLLCLPLFHMHGLGVGLHGTLLAGGSAVLQSGFDPDAVFDGLADHRCSMFFGVPTMYHRLADHWRVADLGALRLCVAGSAPLAATLHGRLATEAGVAVLERYGMTETVMLVSNPFDGERRAGAVGIPLPGVDLRLAEGSGEILVRGPNVFAGYWERPEATDEAFVADSDGGGAWFRTGDLGAVDADGYVSIVGRAGDLIITGGFNVYPREVDDALAAHPAVAEVAVAGIGSDEWGEEVVAWVVPPDGVECPSVDELRAFARDRLASYKLPRRVVAVDVLPRNALGKVMRHELRLADPG; this is encoded by the coding sequence ATGGACCAGCCGAGGCACTGGAGCGGACACCTGGCCGGGGGAGGCGACGGCGACGCCGCGTTCGTACTTTCCGAACCTGGCGCTCTGGTGGGAGCCTGCGTACGCCGACTCACAGGCGACCCCGATCGTCGGTTGCTCCACGGCACATGGTCACGGGCGGCCGAAGACCATCCCGTCTGGATCTCCCGGGGGGAGTTCCTGGACCTGACGGAGGTCGTGGCCGGACGCCTTGGCGGGGTCGGCCTGGAAGCCGGCGACCGGGTGCTCATCTCGGGGCCGTCCAGCATCGACCTGGCTGCGGCCCACTTCGCCTGCCTGCGACTCGGGCTGGTGGTGGTGCCGACCAACGGCGCGTACCGAGAGGCCGAGCTCTCCCACGTGGTCGCCGACTGCCGCCCGAGGGCCGCCCTCGTGGACCACGACGGCTGGGCCGACAGGTTGGCGGCGCTGGATTCGGACCTGGTGGTCTCCGGCACAGCGGTGGACCTGGCGGACGGTGGGGCCCGGGCGGTCCTCGACCGAAACTCACCGGATGATCCGGCCGTCATCGGCTACACCTCGGGCACCACCGGACGTCCCAAGGGAGCGGTCCTGACCCAGGCCAACCTGCTAGCCGGCGCCCTGTCCGTCCAGCTGGCGTGGCGCTGGTCCGACTCCGACCGCCTCCTGTTGTGCCTGCCGCTGTTCCACATGCACGGGCTGGGCGTGGGCCTCCACGGGACCCTGCTGGCCGGCGGATCGGCGGTGCTGCAGTCCGGCTTCGACCCCGACGCCGTGTTCGACGGCCTGGCCGACCACCGCTGCTCGATGTTCTTCGGCGTGCCGACCATGTACCACCGCCTGGCCGACCATTGGCGGGTGGCCGACCTCGGCGCCCTGCGGCTCTGTGTTGCAGGTTCGGCCCCGCTGGCCGCCACCCTCCACGGTCGACTGGCCACCGAGGCAGGCGTTGCCGTGCTGGAGCGCTACGGCATGACCGAGACGGTGATGCTGGTGTCCAACCCGTTCGACGGCGAGCGTCGCGCCGGTGCCGTGGGGATCCCCCTGCCGGGGGTGGACCTACGCCTGGCGGAGGGGAGCGGCGAGATCCTGGTCCGGGGACCCAACGTGTTCGCCGGCTACTGGGAACGACCGGAGGCCACTGACGAGGCCTTCGTGGCGGATTCCGACGGCGGAGGCGCCTGGTTCCGGACCGGCGACCTGGGGGCTGTGGACGCCGACGGCTACGTCTCGATCGTCGGCCGGGCCGGGGACCTGATCATCACCGGTGGCTTCAACGTGTACCCGCGTGAGGTGGACGACGCCCTGGCCGCCCATCCGGCGGTGGCCGAGGTGGCCGTGGCCGGGATCGGGTCCGATGAGTGGGGCGAGGAGGTGGTGGCGTGGGTGGTGCCGCCCGATGGCGTGGAATGCCCGTCGGTCGACGAGCTCCGGGCCTTCGCACGCGACCGCCTGGCTTCCTACAAGCTGCCCAGGAGGGTGGTTGCCGTAGACGTCCTGCCCCGGAACGCCCTGGGAAAGGTGATGCGCCACGAGCTGCGATTGGCCGACCCGGGCTGA
- a CDS encoding histidine phosphatase family protein, whose translation MHVVLVRHGRPETVIDSPTVADPGLCELGVWQADRLAAWLACEEIDHVVTSPKQRAVQTVEAVAAARGLTPEVVHGFDEIDRGSHTYLPTELLPTEGGAYWEKISQRRYEEIGWDTPEEFRKRVVAAWDALCRNPPGGRVLVACHGGTIRTILADVVGNPAAGFRLDYASISRVEVTAPEDPDCGSDPFCTILGTNGTGHFDAERTAEVGAFRGAERPGPTTPRRPMTASSD comes from the coding sequence GTGCACGTAGTCCTCGTCCGCCACGGCCGTCCGGAGACCGTCATCGACTCCCCCACCGTCGCCGACCCCGGACTCTGCGAGCTGGGTGTCTGGCAGGCCGACCGCCTGGCCGCCTGGCTGGCCTGCGAGGAGATCGACCACGTGGTCACCAGCCCCAAGCAGCGGGCCGTCCAGACCGTCGAGGCGGTGGCCGCGGCCCGGGGGCTCACCCCCGAGGTCGTACACGGCTTCGACGAGATCGACCGCGGGTCCCACACCTACCTCCCCACCGAGCTGCTGCCCACAGAGGGCGGCGCATACTGGGAGAAGATCAGCCAACGGCGCTACGAGGAGATCGGCTGGGACACGCCGGAGGAGTTCCGGAAGCGGGTCGTGGCCGCCTGGGACGCCCTGTGCCGCAACCCGCCCGGTGGACGGGTCCTGGTGGCCTGCCACGGCGGCACCATCCGCACCATCCTGGCCGACGTGGTCGGCAACCCGGCCGCCGGGTTCCGCCTGGACTACGCCTCGATCAGCAGGGTCGAGGTGACGGCCCCCGAAGACCCCGACTGCGGCTCCGACCCGTTCTGCACCATCCTCGGCACGAACGGCACGGGCCACTTCGACGCCGAGCGGACGGCCGAGGTGGGCGCCTTCCGTGGCGCCGAACGGCCCGGGCCGACCACCCCGCGAAGGCCCATGACCGCGTCGTCGGACTGA
- a CDS encoding maleylpyruvate isomerase family mycothiol-dependent enzyme, giving the protein MEIELDRGRILGGLEQIWTEWSEWAAGLSDGEWATPSRCPGWTVQDNLAHIVGTERMLQGHSAPEVEVSGEHVRNPAGEGNERWVESMRSLSGPEVVEAFRAVTGERLAELAAMSDEEILAVGWSPVGEVPYLRFMHVRVYDSWLHLEDCREPLGHEPSGGGLPAEMAVAEVTTVAGYVIGKKAGAPDGSRVEVNLTGPVEAVIRVAVDGRAALVDAFDSEPTATLTLSSHDWLALTGGRKDPAPLIEDGSVALAGDLDLARQLAGRLAFTI; this is encoded by the coding sequence GTGGAGATCGAGTTGGACCGGGGACGGATCCTCGGCGGGTTGGAGCAGATATGGACCGAGTGGTCGGAGTGGGCCGCCGGGCTCTCCGACGGGGAATGGGCGACGCCCAGCCGGTGTCCGGGATGGACCGTTCAGGACAACCTGGCCCACATCGTGGGCACCGAGCGGATGCTCCAGGGCCACTCGGCGCCCGAGGTAGAGGTGTCGGGCGAGCACGTCAGGAACCCTGCTGGCGAGGGCAACGAACGCTGGGTCGAGTCGATGCGGTCGCTGTCCGGGCCCGAGGTGGTGGAGGCGTTCCGTGCCGTCACCGGCGAACGGTTGGCCGAGCTGGCCGCCATGTCAGACGAGGAGATCCTCGCCGTGGGCTGGTCGCCGGTCGGCGAGGTGCCGTACCTGCGCTTCATGCACGTCAGGGTCTACGACTCGTGGTTGCACCTCGAGGACTGCCGGGAGCCCCTCGGCCACGAGCCGTCGGGTGGGGGCCTGCCCGCGGAGATGGCCGTCGCCGAGGTCACCACGGTGGCCGGCTACGTAATCGGCAAGAAGGCGGGTGCGCCGGACGGCAGCCGGGTGGAGGTGAACCTGACCGGGCCGGTCGAGGCGGTCATACGCGTGGCCGTGGACGGACGGGCCGCGCTGGTGGATGCCTTCGACTCCGAACCGACTGCCACCCTGACCCTGTCGTCGCACGACTGGCTGGCCCTGACCGGCGGGCGCAAGGACCCGGCTCCGCTCATAGAGGACGGCAGCGTGGCGCTGGCGGGTGACCTCGACCTGGCCAGGCAGCTGGCCGGGCGACTTGCCTTCACCATCTGA
- a CDS encoding DsbA family protein has protein sequence MTDAPIGAPTRVEFHFDVICPWAYQTSLWMREVRDRQGLEVDWRFFSLEEVNRVEGKKHPWEREWSYGWSMMRIGALLKRRHPDLNDAWYLRSGTALHVEGRQPHRAEVARELLVEMDLDPGLVDEALDDPTTHDDVRADHDRVVSMGGWGVPTLVFPGVDEDDSRKLFGPVLIDPPTGDAADRLWDLVVGWLEFPHLFEMQRPKTAADLADVGEVFRPYIEAREWSSVANPTP, from the coding sequence ATGACCGACGCACCGATCGGAGCACCGACCCGGGTCGAGTTCCACTTCGACGTGATCTGCCCGTGGGCGTACCAGACCTCCCTCTGGATGCGCGAGGTCCGGGACCGGCAGGGCCTCGAGGTGGACTGGCGGTTCTTCAGCCTCGAGGAGGTGAACCGGGTCGAGGGCAAGAAGCACCCGTGGGAGAGGGAGTGGTCCTACGGGTGGTCGATGATGCGCATCGGTGCGCTCCTGAAGCGTCGGCACCCCGACCTGAACGATGCCTGGTACCTGCGGTCGGGCACGGCGCTGCACGTGGAGGGCCGCCAGCCCCACCGCGCCGAAGTGGCCCGCGAGCTCCTCGTGGAGATGGATCTGGATCCCGGGCTGGTCGACGAGGCCCTGGACGACCCCACGACCCACGACGACGTCCGGGCCGACCATGATCGGGTCGTCTCCATGGGCGGCTGGGGGGTACCGACCCTGGTCTTCCCGGGGGTTGACGAGGACGACTCCCGCAAGCTCTTCGGTCCTGTCCTCATTGACCCGCCGACCGGCGATGCCGCCGACCGGCTCTGGGACCTGGTGGTCGGCTGGCTGGAGTTCCCACACCTCTTCGAGATGCAGCGACCCAAGACCGCAGCCGACCTGGCCGATGTAGGCGAGGTGTTCCGACCGTACATCGAGGCCCGGGAGTGGAGCTCCGTGGCCAACCCAACCCCCTGA
- a CDS encoding PEP-utilizing enzyme, with product MGTSWIIEGQVDPRWPINTRGNVGEVFPEVLTPLSYRLGVIAAEKAWRDAYTELGVARKGDFASDDPVIVGLYGGYAYLNLSYLRILGVRAPSSSPEAIDVAFFGEGDPPPYVPRKGDKSLLSTLKILKSVLGALGTRSMPAMVADSYGKADAHRALCPELDAPDEDLLAYLHAFPVAFGPAFHNHMLSTALASIVTGVLADACAAAGQPGLVTHLIGSAGDVKSAEYSKDLYAIARAVIGRPSVMAAFDVGVDGLLDRVADDPEAADFRARFADFTATHGHRGPNDWELSSRNWENTPELALLAIDRMRLADYDLDPAGRLADDEDRRQAAVDVVRPHLKVMDRKNFDKALAAAPWWAQAREATRDRAIRIGAPTKQVYRELVRRAAGRGGDPDPVRVALLDPIDELPGYLDDPPTHLATIAERGALFRRYAAVEPRFFITSQDEVPTIEELEADHAARTTVPTAVPGDVLTGASGCQGVARGRARVVMDPADAIYLEPGEVLVAPITDPAWTPLFLPSAAVVVNVGALMSHAVIVSRELGIPCVVSVEEATSRIPDGALVEVDGTAGTVTVLEA from the coding sequence ATGGGCACATCGTGGATCATCGAGGGACAGGTCGACCCGCGTTGGCCCATCAACACCAGGGGCAACGTCGGCGAGGTGTTCCCCGAGGTCCTCACCCCCCTCTCCTACCGGCTGGGCGTGATCGCCGCCGAGAAGGCCTGGCGAGACGCCTACACGGAGTTGGGCGTGGCCCGGAAGGGCGACTTCGCCAGTGACGACCCGGTGATCGTCGGCCTCTACGGCGGCTACGCCTACCTCAACCTCTCGTACCTGCGGATCCTTGGCGTCAGGGCGCCCAGCTCGTCGCCGGAGGCCATCGACGTGGCCTTCTTCGGCGAGGGTGATCCTCCGCCCTACGTGCCCAGGAAGGGCGACAAGAGCCTGCTGTCCACCCTCAAGATCCTGAAGTCCGTCCTGGGGGCGCTGGGGACCAGGTCCATGCCGGCGATGGTCGCCGACAGCTACGGGAAGGCCGACGCCCACCGGGCGCTCTGCCCGGAGCTGGACGCCCCCGACGAGGACCTGCTGGCCTACCTCCACGCCTTCCCTGTCGCCTTCGGACCGGCCTTCCACAACCACATGCTGTCGACGGCGCTGGCCTCGATCGTGACCGGCGTGCTTGCCGACGCCTGCGCCGCCGCCGGCCAACCGGGCCTCGTTACTCACCTGATCGGGTCGGCCGGTGACGTGAAGTCGGCCGAGTACTCCAAGGACCTCTACGCCATCGCCCGGGCCGTGATCGGCCGACCCTCGGTCATGGCGGCCTTCGACGTCGGCGTGGACGGACTGTTGGACCGTGTGGCCGACGACCCGGAGGCGGCCGACTTCCGTGCGCGGTTCGCCGACTTCACGGCCACGCACGGCCATCGGGGACCCAACGACTGGGAGCTCTCCTCGCGCAACTGGGAGAACACCCCGGAGCTGGCCCTGCTGGCCATCGACCGCATGCGCCTGGCCGACTACGACCTGGACCCGGCAGGCCGGTTGGCCGACGACGAGGACCGACGGCAGGCCGCCGTCGACGTCGTGCGCCCACACCTGAAGGTCATGGACAGGAAGAACTTCGACAAGGCCCTGGCAGCCGCTCCGTGGTGGGCCCAGGCCCGCGAGGCCACCCGGGACAGGGCCATCCGCATCGGAGCACCGACCAAGCAGGTCTACCGGGAGCTCGTACGCCGGGCCGCCGGGCGGGGCGGCGACCCCGATCCGGTCAGGGTGGCGCTGTTGGACCCCATCGACGAACTGCCCGGCTACCTCGACGACCCACCGACGCACCTGGCCACGATCGCCGAACGGGGAGCGCTGTTCCGCCGCTACGCCGCCGTCGAGCCGAGGTTCTTCATCACGTCGCAGGACGAGGTGCCCACCATCGAGGAACTGGAGGCCGACCACGCCGCCCGGACCACCGTGCCGACCGCCGTTCCCGGCGACGTCCTGACCGGTGCCTCGGGCTGCCAGGGAGTGGCCCGGGGTCGGGCCCGCGTCGTCATGGACCCGGCCGATGCCATCTACCTGGAACCCGGAGAGGTGCTGGTGGCACCCATCACCGATCCGGCGTGGACCCCGCTCTTCCTGCCCTCGGCAGCCGTGGTGGTCAACGTGGGCGCCCTGATGAGCCACGCCGTGATCGTGTCGCGTGAGCTCGGCATCCCCTGCGTGGTGTCGGTCGAAGAGGCCACCTCCCGGATACCGGACGGGGCGTTGGTCGAGGTGGACGGCACCGCCGGAACTGTGACGGTCCTGGAGGCCTGA
- a CDS encoding LLM class flavin-dependent oxidoreductase — protein MEFGIFSNGYTPGPAAHDSESEHMELLREAEYAILADKHNWKYIWFGEHHGLTEYSHMSAPAPVMGWVAAQTDYIHIGSAITSLPTNKEHPVRIAERAAMLDHVTNNRFEFGTGRGAGSHELRTFNVMDPSVTKAQWDEVIREIPRMWEQKDYDFDGEFFTVPTPHNILPKPYGKGHPPLWVACGNPPTFAKAGSLGIGAIAFNFEPIHNLRGRVEAYKEAIQDPVEQIGQFKNDNVMMTNACICLEDRDEARAVAKAKGRGYLVTMVNMYHDTMPKSPGAITWPDPPMDPGWTDELLDLAIDGGYMLCGNPEEVCEQLNRYREVGCDQVVFGLPTEGLTYDQTLEMIELFGDQVIPEHDGDRTHSTDRYRAQAQRRFPEFQYPIPEGIDVSVIPTTALLPLA, from the coding sequence ATGGAGTTCGGCATCTTCTCGAACGGCTACACCCCCGGACCGGCCGCCCACGACTCCGAGAGCGAGCACATGGAGCTCCTGCGCGAGGCCGAGTACGCCATCCTGGCCGACAAGCACAACTGGAAGTACATCTGGTTCGGCGAGCACCACGGCCTCACCGAGTACAGCCACATGTCCGCCCCAGCCCCAGTCATGGGCTGGGTGGCAGCCCAGACCGACTACATCCACATCGGCTCGGCCATCACCAGCCTGCCGACCAACAAGGAACACCCGGTCCGCATAGCCGAACGGGCCGCCATGCTCGACCATGTCACGAACAACCGGTTCGAGTTCGGAACCGGCCGGGGCGCCGGCAGCCACGAACTCCGCACCTTCAACGTCATGGACCCGAGCGTGACCAAGGCCCAGTGGGACGAGGTCATCCGCGAGATACCCCGCATGTGGGAGCAGAAGGACTACGACTTCGACGGGGAGTTCTTCACCGTGCCGACCCCCCACAACATCCTCCCCAAGCCCTACGGCAAGGGGCACCCGCCGCTCTGGGTGGCCTGCGGCAACCCGCCCACGTTCGCCAAGGCCGGCTCGCTGGGCATCGGCGCCATCGCCTTCAACTTCGAGCCCATCCACAACCTGAGGGGCCGGGTGGAGGCCTACAAGGAGGCCATCCAGGACCCGGTCGAGCAGATCGGCCAGTTCAAGAACGACAACGTGATGATGACCAACGCCTGCATCTGCCTCGAGGACCGCGACGAGGCCCGGGCCGTGGCCAAGGCCAAGGGGCGGGGCTACCTCGTCACCATGGTCAACATGTACCACGACACCATGCCCAAGTCGCCTGGCGCCATCACCTGGCCCGACCCGCCCATGGACCCGGGCTGGACGGACGAGCTCCTGGACCTGGCCATCGACGGTGGCTACATGCTGTGCGGCAACCCCGAGGAGGTCTGCGAGCAGCTGAACCGCTACAGGGAGGTGGGTTGCGACCAGGTGGTGTTCGGGCTCCCCACCGAGGGCCTGACCTACGACCAGACCCTCGAGATGATCGAACTCTTCGGCGACCAGGTCATCCCCGAGCACGACGGCGACCGCACCCACTCCACCGATCGCTACCGGGCCCAGGCCCAGCGCCGATTCCCGGAGTTCCAGTACCCGATCCCCGAGGGCATCGACGTGTCGGTCATCCCGACCACCGCCCTGCTCCCGCTGGCCTAG
- a CDS encoding acyl-CoA/acyl-ACP dehydrogenase codes for MDLAFTDEQGMLRDAVRGLCSGATESVRGLEDDPKGFDDGFWDQLATMGLTGLMLGEEHGGSAMGLLDAVVVYEEFGRSLVPSPHLDSSVVSAGVLALAGSAEQQADWLPGIASGRSILIPAWLEPDNSSGPHGIRLPAVTEGDEVVLTGTKRHVAFASSADLLVVPARGEAGIDLYLLDPTADGVTLTLQRTVAGDTQYRVDLDGVRVPCSDRIGAPGTGWDTWHAVMLDALVLVAARAVGAAEATHALTTGYARERHQFGKPIAAFQAISHSLADGITAIDGARVLVHRAAWARDEGRCIEALAPMAKLFATQTCRDVTGVAIQVHGGMGFTLECDAQLYFRRAKSWQLNWFDDDHLEELIARQILD; via the coding sequence ATGGACCTCGCCTTCACCGACGAACAGGGCATGCTCCGCGATGCCGTGCGCGGGTTGTGCAGCGGTGCCACGGAGTCGGTGCGCGGACTGGAGGACGACCCGAAGGGATTCGACGACGGCTTCTGGGACCAGCTGGCGACCATGGGCCTGACAGGCCTGATGCTGGGCGAGGAGCACGGCGGTTCGGCCATGGGCCTGCTGGACGCCGTTGTCGTCTACGAGGAGTTCGGGCGCAGCCTCGTGCCATCGCCCCACCTGGACTCCTCGGTGGTGTCGGCCGGGGTGCTGGCCCTCGCCGGGTCCGCCGAGCAGCAGGCCGACTGGCTACCCGGCATCGCCAGCGGTCGGAGCATCCTGATCCCGGCCTGGCTGGAGCCGGACAACAGTTCGGGGCCGCACGGCATCCGACTCCCGGCCGTCACGGAAGGCGACGAGGTTGTCCTGACCGGCACGAAGCGCCACGTGGCCTTCGCCTCGTCGGCCGACCTGCTCGTCGTGCCGGCCCGGGGCGAAGCGGGGATCGACCTCTACCTGCTGGATCCGACGGCAGACGGGGTGACCCTGACACTCCAGAGGACCGTGGCCGGCGACACCCAGTACCGGGTCGACTTGGACGGCGTCCGGGTGCCGTGCAGCGACCGCATAGGCGCTCCCGGTACCGGTTGGGACACCTGGCACGCCGTGATGCTCGACGCCCTCGTGCTGGTGGCCGCCAGGGCGGTGGGCGCTGCAGAGGCTACGCACGCGCTGACCACCGGGTACGCAAGGGAGCGCCACCAGTTCGGCAAGCCGATCGCCGCCTTCCAGGCGATCAGCCACTCGCTGGCCGACGGCATAACCGCCATCGACGGCGCCCGGGTGCTCGTCCACCGGGCGGCCTGGGCCCGCGACGAGGGTCGGTGCATCGAGGCCCTGGCGCCAATGGCGAAGCTGTTCGCAACCCAGACCTGCCGGGACGTCACCGGCGTGGCCATCCAGGTCCACGGCGGCATGGGGTTCACCCTGGAGTGCGACGCCCAGCTCTACTTCCGACGGGCCAAGTCGTGGCAGCTCAACTGGTTCGACGACGACCACCTCGAGGAGCTGATAGCTCGCCAGATCCTGGACTGA